The Tripterygium wilfordii isolate XIE 37 chromosome 21, ASM1340144v1, whole genome shotgun sequence genome segment tcatatcggatgtccaaaggaCAAACTTAAATGATATCgttatcggttaaaaaaaagGTCTAGCATACTGTCAATGCATATCCTTCATACTTACTTCAGCATTTGCTTCTTTGCCATGGAACAGAGCATTGTGGAAAATTGCTACTCAATTAGTAACCATTTTGATTTCAAGGTTCAAGGAGTCTAAACCACAACCACATTCATTTCTTCTCTGCTACAGCTTCCCTAATCCAATTAGCAGTAGTTTTGATAATCCTTTTCATGGTTTGCGTCGAACTTCGCGGAACACAATTCTCTGCGCATGAATCGTCAACTATGTGATAAGCAATTGTGAGAAGACTCccacattcttcttcttttccgtTTGCTGTAATTGCCCTGTCAGGAAGAACAGCAAACCCAGATGGTAAAACAAACACAGAGTCTGCATTTCCTCCATTAAGAATCATTGACATGGCTCTAATGTCCATCGGGGCGTATACGATGTAGGATCCAGTAGGGTCTGTGAAACTCTCTTGCAAGTACAGAGTAGCTACTCTGTTTCGACAAGCCTAGAAATCGGAAAAAAGTTTCTGTTAATACAAATTCTAGTTTCAGATCATATGGACAAGATGAACAAAATGAAGAAATGGTACTTACATCCACTTGAATGATCGACACACGGTTTTCTGGATTTTTACTGGTGGTAATGATGTGTGCAACTTCTTCGATGGTATTATCGCGTGAAAGTAGATCCCACTGCATCAAACAACAAAATATGTAACCACAAACAAGACCATCTACATCGGCttttcttaacagattctctataTTTACAAATAAAAGTTCACTTTCTACATATTTATATGGAGTATCAAATAGTGAATTTTTAGAGTAACTGACGTGGGCCATATTTTACCCAAAACTTAACCTAGAACTCTAAATTTAGAGTGCAGTACGGGTTTACAGCATCTGCTGTGGATGCTCACACCGGCttttcttaacagattctctataTTTACAAATAAAAGTTCACTTTCTACAGATTTATATGGAGTATCAAATAGTGAATTTTTAGAGTAACTTACGTGGGCCATATTTTACCCAAAACTTAACCTAGAACTCTAAATTTAGAGTGCAGTACGGGTTTACAGCATCTGCTGTGGATGCTCACACCATATGAAATACGACATTTTCTTCCATGAAACAACAAATTTCTTCATACCTTGCTTCTAGACTTCTCGTCGCGAAGAAAATCGAATACTCTCTTAGGAGGGGATGGAAGTTGTAGTGAAGTAGTGAAGATTATTGTTGTAATAGGAGGCTTTCCAGGTATATTTATTGAGTTCTTGATCATAACCTTGATGTCTTGAGCACCTTTTACACACAATGGCTTCCAAATATTCTCAGTAGAAGCATTCACTTCGACGCAGAACGTTCTCGTCAGTCTCTCAGCTAGCTTCAATAGACTCTCTCTACCTTCTTTAGGTACTAAAACTGCGGAAACAACGACTATTAACATTTAAGTATCAAACTAATAACACTAATTAATTGTACTAAATCTTAGGCAATGATAACAAGATTTTCCACCATCATTACTCAAAGGATTCGTAGCGGTTGTTAGGGCTGAAATCCTCTCACAATGTCGAACTAAGGTCGCTACCCAGCGCTGGGCGCTGAACGCGAAACCAGATGAGATAATTGGCTCGAAGATACTGTGAATTGATCTGTTATTTGCTTGTACATGCTCAACCCATGTAAcctaagaagaaaagaaatagatAACACATATGGAAGAAGTTTGTGCAGACTATTTTCCTTCAACTGTGCGCTAAGTGCCCTCCACCCGGCCTACCCCCACCCCGcacaacatttatttatttcaggATAATATCCTATCTCCCCGACTCGAACCTATGACCAAATACTCCCCCACTCACTCCCATCAccaagaggtcatgggttcgaGTAGGGAAGACGGAATATTAtactgaaataaataaataatgtgcGAGGCAGATCCAGAGGTATTGAGTACCCATTTCCTTATAGTGTGACGGAAAATAGTCCGCGCAAAGTTGAATAATAAAATTGTGGTTTTatgcatctatatatatgtaccttAGAGCCTCCATTTAGGGTTTCTTGGATTAAACATCCAGATGGTTTTCTTTTATATCTCAAGAGTGGAAAAGTAAAGTCCTCCAGGGATACATCAACGACTCCCCAGGTTGCACAATCCAGTTGCTTACAATACCTTGCAAAATGGCACTCCCTACTACTAACAAGTGCTGTAGGAATATGAAATTCTGCAGACATCTGTAACAACAGAGAAAAATGTTGTATGATTAACTATATAGAACACGGATTCGGGGAGCTTTGCAATTCGAGCGGTAGAGTCTGAAATTTTAATCCGAAGGTGTGGGAAAAAAGTGTTACTTTTCACACCGTTAAATGCTAATTTCAGACTCTGTCGAATTGTAGAGTTCGGAGTATCATTACCACTATGATGTTTCCATGTTCGGTCCCCGCTTCTCCGGTCGATAGGACTCCTAACAAGGTTGCTCTTGAGATAATATTGGCAAATGTGGATGACCATTGTTTCTGAATCAGtatcaaatcaaaaacaaaaccacaATATGTCATGTTGCTTAATTTGAacttcatctatatatatatatatatatatagctagtgAAAACGTACCACATCCATGAGCAATTCGACAAGATTCACCGGACTCATTCGAACAAATCCGGTTTCTCTTGAAGCTTCTGTTTTCAAATCATCTTGTTCTAATGGTGGTAATTGGGACTGTTGGCCTCCATTTGGTAATTCATCATTTCTGCCATCTAAGCTCGTCATAGATGGAACCTCTACCATTTTCATTATCTCTTCCATCGTAGCATCAGTAGAGCAAAAATTTTGTAAATACTCAACCCTATTCAAACTCTCCATTCCACTATTTTCAGGACAATTTATCCACAATGGTGCTCCAAGAAGAGCCATTTCCCTCAACTCTTCCATGGCCTCCAACACGGTTTCAGCGACCTTTTTCCTGTGCGTGTCAGCGTTCATCGAGACTGCCATAAGTAGGTCTCTTGCGTGGTATTTACTCAGAGTAATGCTGGTGGATGGATCCGAATCAACTGGAAAAGTGTTGGCATTATAAGGTGATTGTTCTTGATGAGGAGGGCGAGGAGGGCTAATTATATGTTGAGGTGAGTGAACGTATTCCTCGTCGTCGATCTGTGgcaaaaggaaaaagagaaaccAAGAACGAACATTAAACATAtgataaagaaaattaattacatATGTGAAGAATGAATTAACTCTAAGATCTTCAAAACAAACATGACAATCTTCCTATGATTTGATGACAAAATGGGGATCAAAGAAAATTAGATCAACAAGTCTTACTTCTAACAAGGAATATATTAGTTAGTTAGACGTTAGTGAAAGCATGACTTAATGTTTGGCGGACATTTCACTTGGGAAAAGTcatgattttttgttgtttgttagAAAGAAAATGTTAGTGTTGGAAAGGAAAGTTCTGAGATAAAAAAGGAATACTTTAGTCCATTTTAAGGGGAACAAAGTTGGTCTCAAGCAAACATAAGAAAACTatctatctttctttttttaaccgagaaacACACCATACAAACTTGTCTTTTAAATATTCTATAAGGGCTTAAACTAAACTCGGGCAATCAGGCCCTTATGCACAGATATTTCCCACCTAATGATAGgataaattaggtcaaaactCAATACGTGATCACAAGTTATAGCAAGTTAGctagggttttttttatttggtttttcaTTACTACAATCATTCATTCACTAGACATATTATTAGCCATTAATtgcacagaaaatgaaaaagaatctCTTTATTGCCCTAAGATCTTGTGCGAATAATTTTATGTTGTGTGACATTTTTGTACCTGTTGAGGCTGTAATCCTAATCGCACAGCTGAGGAAGTTAGTGCTCGAGTACTATAGCTGAAAATTCAACAACCCAACATCAATAATTAGGATCAAAACAATATTTTTCAGAAGTTTCACGGATCTCAACGTTTTTTCTCCCGATTATCTCAAATACTGAGATGGACACACACGATTTCAAATAGATCTTGTGGCGCCTACGATTTTACATGGATGTGTGCGACGTCCATTTATGCATatgggataaaaaaaatatagaggatccttaacattttcgATATTTTTTGTACCAAAAATAGAGATACTTACCCCTCCACAGCCCTAACTTCACTTTCATTGTCTCCAAATTCACCAGTGCCAAAGCTGCGCTCTTGGATCAGAACACCATCCATGGTTTTTGTCTGTTGCACCATTTGTGTTAGTTTTTATACATGATGAGTGAAATTCTCAACTAATTTGTCAACAAAGACCTATATATATGTTAGGTTGCACCATTTGCGTTGTGCTGGCATTTGCTTACTAAAGTTATCACCTACCCAAGCCCAATGGGCCGTACCCAGTTCATTACTATAGATCGGCCCACTGAAATTTGTGAACTGGGTAAGGCCCATTTGGGCATTGGATGCATACTATGAGAGAATGGCCTTACCTAGTTCATTAATTTCAGTGGGCCGAGCCAGAGTATGCGGCCCATCATGAACGTTGTTCTTACTAAAGTTAATAAGAAGACAAGAATATTCATGATCAGCTTACATAAAAGTTTGTAACTTTGAGGAGGTGTTGAGGGCCTTTAGGCCTTGAGGCCATGTCAGGAACGAAACTGCTAAATTAAATCTGTCACTTGATTAAAGAAAGCACTGGCTTTCGGTTCCCAATTGACCGCATGGTAAATAAATGAACACCCACCACTAGACCATCACCCAAATAGTTTAATGATTCGTAGTTAAAGCATTTAGTGACAATAAGTAATTGTAATTAAAGAAAACTTAATATGCTATTGTTAGCGATTCCTCAAAGCATTTTTGTGAAAATAAGTAatttaattaaagaaaacataatcaTTCATAATTACAAGACATAAAATTATTTCTTTAGCTCCGTAATTAAGTTCATTAGAACAATTTCCAATTTCAATTATCTATATATTCCTTCTCAAGAATTGGTCAAAACCTATGAACAAACATGGACAATATTTGAAAATATGATGATGTGATAGTGATTGATTACTGGCATAGCATTTTTTGTTGCCTTGTTATCCACTAAAATTGATGATTCACTGGAACAGAATGGGATGACCAATTCTACTGCATTTCAAAACCCTAGAGACTCATCAATTCTACGTTACATTGATCCCTACTTAACGCTCCATATTTTGGGAAGAAGTTGCAGTCACAAATCGCTTTCAACAAGTCCATatattgtatgtatgtatatagatgtTTATGCACAAGTGCTGTGGTACCAAACACTGGAAAAATACCTACAAATTGTGTATTTGCTGTACTTGGTCTAACTTATTAGTCAAATTTTTGGTGTCTTGGACTCTCCTTACGTGTGATAACTTGTCTGTTTTTGTATAGTTATAATTTCTTGTAGAAGCCAAAGAAATTGACCAAAGTCATACCTGCATTTAAAGCTTTGTTTGTTTTCATGCAAGTTGagggggtttttttttcctatctAGGAAAATATGTCACCAATAGAGTTTTTGTGATATGaaagttacaaaaaaaatttccattgcTATATATGCACGAGTCAATGAGATTTTTTCACCTGAAGGttcggaagaagaagaaatctccTACCTCAATGATTGCTTAGGAGAGAGTTTGTTCTTTTTAGAACTTGTGGGTTAATTCCTATGTGAGTTTGCAAAATCAATTTACACTCTATTAGATTGCCCGTGAGTTTATCCATTGCACAAAGGATAGCTGCGAGTTCTcacgattaaaaaaaaaaaaaatcaattaggtCTAATTTAGGTattgtttaatatatttataatgACTAATTAATTTGTCTTTATTTGCAATTGAGTGTCTGGATACATGTTGAAAAGTAAGTCATAGGCCGCACGTGGGGCATGAATGGACATGCGTATCAACTTTCAAGGTCTTGATGAAGATGGTTGACTAATTGAAAGAGGCATTTCTCTAaccatgacaaaaaaaaatctcatgagAATTCAATCtttcaacaacaaaaatacaataatacttTGACCTAAATTTAGTAATTAACAAGTTTTCTTGAGAAATCATGTTCTAATGGACCCCATTAACGAGACTAAGCCCAATATTATCACtctaatttttctttgattagCCGGATTGAATCTTTTAGTTGAGAAACTTAAATTCAATTTACTAATAGTGCTAATGTTGTCACGGATGATGACTTTGATTAAAACCAAAAAGTATAAAATATACAAGAGATGAGAGTAAGTCTAAGCCCCCTATTTTAGTACATTGAATAAGTGTTTTAAATCAGAACAAAATCTCAAACTAAGAATGTCAAAGATAAGATGCAAAGTCCATAGATAGATTATTATGTGGAACTACGTACTAAGGTTAGGTaagtttagggttttaagaACCTTGTAATTAGGCTAATTAAGGGATGTGTAAGGTCATGCTAGAATTAATGGACATTATATGATTCTTGTGAGCATGACCCCTCATCAAATTGTCCTTGTTTTTGCAATTAGATGTTGAATATATGGAAAGGTTAGTTCAACAAGGTTAAATAATGATCGCAAACCATAGACCATTCAATTTCTATTTTGGTAGATGTGATTATAGCTAGCTTCTTCAATGGATTAATTTGCTTTTAGGGTCTTTTTGTTTAGCTTAAATGGGATACAATATTGTCAGAAAAATAGATGGCTTAGTAGGCTGTGAGAGGAGACATTATTAtatctaaaattattttcttttgaaaaggaAATTAAAGAAAACCATCGACAAAATATCTGTTATTACAGCTTCCTTGAGCCAAAAAGGCTCATAGGGTAATCTCCATACTCCAAGAACTGAACATGTTAAAGCAAATCTAACAATATCATGAGCTACCTTATTGGTACTCCTGGGGCTAAATATGACATGATTAAGTGTCGGCACCTTCTCCCCGAgcttaattttgttaaaattatatgttccattaatgttcaTTAATTTTTAATTCAATCATTCTTGGAAAATATTCCTTAATATGTCACCTAGTACATTCCATGTAGATGAGCCAAAACATAAAAGAGACTTATCTCTCatcaatataaataattatctttcaatatttttgctttttttttcctgttttaaATTAGGTGAGAGCAGTAGTTAATTAGGCTTATCTCCAATTAGGTTTATAATAATAATGTGGTCAATTGCCTAACCcttttgaaaatgatattaaCAGTCTAATTAATTATTCAAGGTCAGCCAATGACAACAGAAGCATGAAGTCATATaacttgttcttgcttaatttCTTAAACTTTTGTACTATTTTCAACAAATAGTTTATGCTTAATTATTTGTGGCTGAGGTCAATAATCATCACACCTAGGTCATTCTATCTAATGATTAGAACCCtggtatcaattttttttttccaaaggaTGACCtagaaaattaaatattcaatCAACGTGGCAGCAAGAAGTATTCCTCTCTGTTCCTTATGTCATTGCAGGCCAAAGAATGTTATGGACAAATATGAGAGCATCTAATTGAGATGTATAATTAGGATAGATCAAGTTAACTGGAATGATTagttacaaaaaattcaaatgtaAGTGATGTTTTATACGTATAAATTCGAATATTGGAGAACACGTGGTCGAGTTAATTAGGGATAAATCTTTTCCGATAGGATGATTGACACTCATTTAATTGACGAAACACATTTGATTAAGAAAATGTAGTGAAGTATGACCTGATGGCtcaagtttaaactcatataaaatGTTCAAAGAATAAAATTCTATGGTGTCGTTCtcaaataccaaaaaaataagatTTACATGAAACTTAAAATACA includes the following:
- the LOC119989385 gene encoding homeobox-leucine zipper protein PROTODERMAL FACTOR 2-like; this translates as MVQQTKTMDGVLIQERSFGTGEFGDNESEVRAVEGYSTRALTSSAVRLGLQPQQIDDEEYVHSPQHIISPPRPPHQEQSPYNANTFPVDSDPSTSITLSKYHARDLLMAVSMNADTHRKKVAETVLEAMEELREMALLGAPLWINCPENSGMESLNRVEYLQNFCSTDATMEEIMKMVEVPSMTSLDGRNDELPNGGQQSQLPPLEQDDLKTEASRETGFVRMSPVNLVELLMDVKQWSSTFANIISRATLLGVLSTGEAGTEHGNIIVMSAEFHIPTALVSSRECHFARYCKQLDCATWGVVDVSLEDFTFPLLRYKRKPSGCLIQETLNGGSKVTWVEHVQANNRSIHSIFEPIISSGFAFSAQRWVATLVRHCERISALTTATNPLSNDGGKSFLVPKEGRESLLKLAERLTRTFCVEVNASTENIWKPLCVKGAQDIKVMIKNSINIPGKPPITTIIFTTSLQLPSPPKRVFDFLRDEKSRSKWDLLSRDNTIEEVAHIITTSKNPENRVSIIQVDACRNRVATLYLQESFTDPTGSYIVYAPMDIRAMSMILNGGNADSVFVLPSGFAVLPDRAITANGKEEECGSLLTIAYHIVDDSCAENCVPRSSTQTMKRIIKTTANWIREAVAEKK